One region of Syntrophobacter fumaroxidans MPOB genomic DNA includes:
- a CDS encoding DUF3536 domain-containing protein, which yields MMRDPSEIKHVCIHGHFYQPPRENPWLEEIEREDSAAPHHDWNERINAECYRANAAARVVDEKNRILNLYNNYGRLNFNFGPTLLNWLENHDPWVYRTILDADRESAARFGGHGNAIAQAYNHIIMPLANRRDKLTQVLWGIRDFSRRFGRHPEGMWLPETAVDRETLAIMADAGIKFTILSPSQAARWRFIGSGSDWTDASNGKIPTGRAYRCLCGRGKHIHLFFFDAAISRGIAFEQLLGHSSSLLSRMDAAFADRDRKPGEPWLVHTATDGESYGHHFKFGDMALAAAFEKMDQDPSTRIVNYATFLASFPVTAEVEIVENTAWSCAHGVGRWERDCGCHIGGGPGWHQRWRGPLRKALDQLRDTLARHYEHQMQPLCPDPWKARDEYIDAYLDQEHLLEAFIERHMRLSSDFSSIHRFLRLLEMQRHAMFMYTSCGWFFDDISGLESLLILRHAARAIHLAEETGAASPEAAFLHTLEQAHSNLPEHGNGADIYLNTVKPGILRKDRIAANYAIQSLAGSSRRRFSFFGCDVLPQQEEDLGRSPVPCRFGHVKIKAGRTLEEEDFLYAVLHFGGLDFRCSVKRYEDDSEFKSILKALQQAVEGHHTVLMVRILDERFGADYYSLHDVSRDLRTSIALQVSRKTFASFVELQRTLYQAHQPLLTSLRQWGIRIPADLRVAVRRVLTDEVKDLIRDIIKAENDASREEYDWQATDFSFRAHVSHLQSLIQDAKSWGTALQLEAASIDLGGALVEAFEQLDRRPSSRAAGRAVRLLDVCRVLGVTPELWKLQTLYFGMVRRGLTDPDWFAELLNARKFCGGLDKRLGCRFGEFLDALPESLSRDIVPLVSTKAVSRVP from the coding sequence ATGATGAGAGACCCCTCCGAGATCAAGCACGTGTGCATTCACGGCCATTTTTATCAGCCGCCCCGCGAAAACCCCTGGCTGGAGGAGATCGAACGGGAAGACAGCGCGGCCCCGCACCACGATTGGAACGAACGGATCAACGCGGAATGCTACCGCGCCAACGCCGCCGCGCGCGTGGTGGACGAAAAGAACCGCATCCTGAACCTGTACAACAATTACGGCCGCCTCAACTTCAACTTCGGACCGACACTGCTCAACTGGCTCGAAAACCACGATCCGTGGGTCTACCGGACCATTCTCGATGCCGACCGCGAGAGTGCGGCACGGTTCGGCGGACACGGCAATGCCATCGCCCAGGCATACAATCATATCATCATGCCCCTGGCCAATCGTCGCGACAAGCTCACCCAGGTATTGTGGGGAATTCGCGACTTCAGCCGGCGCTTCGGCCGCCATCCGGAGGGAATGTGGCTGCCGGAAACGGCGGTTGACCGCGAGACTTTGGCAATAATGGCGGATGCCGGCATCAAATTCACTATTCTGTCACCTTCCCAGGCGGCGCGATGGCGCTTCATCGGAAGCGGGTCCGACTGGACGGATGCCTCAAACGGAAAGATACCGACCGGTCGCGCTTACCGATGCCTGTGCGGCCGCGGGAAACACATCCATCTGTTCTTTTTCGACGCCGCCATTTCCCGTGGAATCGCTTTCGAACAACTGCTCGGGCACAGCAGCAGCCTTCTTTCGAGAATGGATGCCGCGTTCGCGGATCGCGACCGGAAACCCGGTGAGCCATGGCTCGTGCATACCGCCACCGACGGAGAATCCTACGGACATCATTTCAAGTTCGGGGACATGGCCCTGGCCGCGGCCTTCGAAAAAATGGACCAGGACCCCTCTACCCGAATCGTGAACTATGCGACCTTCCTCGCCTCATTTCCGGTGACGGCCGAAGTGGAGATCGTCGAAAACACCGCCTGGAGCTGCGCTCATGGGGTGGGCAGATGGGAGCGGGACTGCGGTTGTCACATCGGGGGCGGACCGGGATGGCATCAGCGGTGGCGCGGGCCGCTTCGGAAGGCCCTGGATCAGCTGCGCGACACGCTGGCACGGCATTACGAGCACCAGATGCAGCCCCTCTGCCCGGATCCGTGGAAGGCCCGTGATGAATACATCGACGCATATCTCGACCAGGAACATCTCCTGGAGGCGTTCATCGAGCGCCACATGCGCCTCAGCTCGGACTTCAGCTCCATCCACCGCTTTCTGCGGCTCCTGGAGATGCAGCGTCACGCCATGTTCATGTACACCTCCTGCGGATGGTTCTTTGACGACATCAGCGGCCTGGAATCGTTATTGATTCTGCGTCATGCCGCGCGCGCCATCCACCTGGCGGAAGAAACCGGAGCCGCGTCCCCGGAGGCCGCGTTTCTGCACACGCTCGAACAGGCCCACAGCAACCTGCCCGAGCACGGGAACGGGGCGGACATCTACTTGAACACCGTCAAGCCCGGCATCCTCCGGAAGGATCGCATCGCCGCAAACTACGCCATCCAGTCGTTGGCCGGATCGTCCCGGCGGCGATTCAGCTTTTTCGGCTGCGACGTCCTGCCGCAGCAGGAGGAAGACCTGGGCCGCAGCCCCGTTCCCTGTCGCTTCGGCCATGTAAAGATCAAGGCGGGCCGAACGTTGGAAGAGGAGGATTTTCTTTACGCGGTCCTGCATTTCGGAGGCCTGGATTTCCGATGCTCGGTGAAGCGGTACGAAGACGACTCCGAATTCAAATCGATTCTGAAAGCCTTGCAGCAGGCGGTCGAAGGACATCATACGGTCCTTATGGTGCGCATCCTCGACGAGCGGTTCGGAGCGGATTATTACAGTCTGCACGATGTTTCCAGAGACTTGAGGACGTCCATCGCACTCCAGGTAAGCCGCAAGACCTTTGCTTCCTTTGTCGAACTGCAGCGCACCCTGTACCAGGCCCATCAACCCCTGCTGACTTCGCTCCGACAGTGGGGCATCAGGATACCCGCCGATTTGCGGGTCGCCGTGAGGCGGGTGCTCACCGATGAAGTCAAGGATCTCATCCGGGACATCATCAAGGCCGAAAACGATGCGAGCCGCGAAGAATACGACTGGCAAGCCACCGACTTCAGCTTCCGGGCGCATGTCAGCCATCTCCAGTCGCTCATCCAGGACGCGAAGTCGTGGGGGACGGCGCTGCAACTGGAAGCCGCATCGATCGATCTGGGCGGCGCCCTCGTCGAGGCCTTCGAGCAACTCGACAGGCGTCCGTCTTCCCGTGCGGCGGGGAGAGCGGTGCGGCTGCTGGACGTGTGCCGGGTG